A genomic window from Cardiocondyla obscurior isolate alpha-2009 linkage group LG02, Cobs3.1, whole genome shotgun sequence includes:
- the Pip5k59b gene encoding phosphatidylinositol 4-phosphate 5-kinase type-1 alpha isoform X5, whose product MASGDNVDVIEVVETTSFPVPVQPVVDHLKPEQSIVEEDYKSTGEKTTAFDSLVVQHGTTGGRNPAGVSRNKSERERKIGHRRVGVGGEITYKKIQTTQIMGSIQLGIQHAVGGLASKPERDLLMQDFMTVETTNFPSEGSNHTPAHHFSEFKFKNYAPIAFRYFRDLFGIQPDDFLMSMCSAPLRELSNPGASGSIFYLTDDDEFIIKTVQHKEGEFLQTLLPGYYMNLNQNPRTLLPKFFGLYCYRCNSKNVRLVAMNNLLPSSVKLHQKYDLKGSTYKRKASKTERSKSSPTYKDLDFIEHHPEGIFLEADTYGALVKTIQRDCRVLESFKIMDYSLLVGIHNLDQAAKEKAQEQRLSASADEEVDETGGESDGFIQTEREKQREDRIGAAALNRSRSINRQRLVAHSTAMESIQAESEPIDEEDDVPSGGIPARNARGERLLLFLGIIDILQSYRLKKKLEHTWKSMIHDGDTVSVHRPGFYAQRFQDFMAKTVFKKIPSPLKHSPSKRKSISRPIRPLEGDFDSTAVAATGGSAMHATSPTKPAVSPADPPISAANAAASVPIATSTPVNLAAGPLSPPPLTLAAGQGPHHEHPPGTTPTVKVTSYPAVLKGRSAASPPNPNLVPSGKIPPPVPPRGTGASRTGRSSEDHRAAGTSASTTSSVTSSRGGTLPSTCSTPPPPFDDAVRSNDQTLASGGHLQQSGATTILASSLSSAHSKQNKVVHHHVTLTKTYHDTVSISDVHLESSGSGSGSGGRETKSSLSVESGGSSSRGGGGLTWTPPAGSAEGSTPTWTEGTPSFTESSSSGDIGCPTTPIKGNQRQDDGGRIAATVEEALASLTTEMRRTSQGGQHQLEQSTTFSLYRHIRTSLKRSSSNHVAIMRNVQKALNIRRAP is encoded by the exons ATGGCTTCGGGCGACAATGTGGACGTCATCGAGGTGGTCGAGACGACGAGCTTCCCCGTGCCGGTGCAGCCCGTTGTGGATCACCTCAAACCGGAGCAATCCATCGTCGAGGAGGACT ataagTCAACCGGAGAAAAAACAACAGCATTTGAT agTTTAGTAGTACAACATGGTACGACAGGTGGAAGGAACCCCGCAGGGGTATCAAGAAACAAATCGGAACGAGAGAGGAAGATTGGGCATCGCAGAGTTGGAGTGGGAGGTGAAATCACGTATAAGAAG ATCCAAACCACGCAAATTATGGGATCTATTCAGTTGGGTATACAACATGCTGTTGGTGGTCTTGCAAGTAAACCTGAACGTGATTTGTTAATGCAAGATTTTATGACGGTGGAGACAACGAACTTTCCAAGTGAAGGATCAAATCATACTCCAGCTCATCACTTCTCGgagtttaaatttaagaattatGCACCCATTGCATTTCGTTATTTTAGAGATCTCTTTGGCATTCAACCAGATGATTTTTTG atgtcAATGTGTAGCGCACCACTGCGCGAGTTATCAAATCCTGGCGCTAGTGGGAGTATCTTTTATCTGACGGATGATGATGAATTTATCATAAAGACTGTACAACATAAAGAAGGAGAGTTTTTGCAAACTCTACTTCCAGGATATTATATG AATCTGAATCAGAATCCGAGAACGTTATTGCCAAAGTTTTTTGGATTGTATTGCTATCGATGTAATAGTAAAAATGTTAGATTAGTTGCTATGAATAATCTTTTACCTTCATCTGTAAAATTGCATCAAAAATATGATTTGAAAGGATCTACATACAAAAGGAAg GCATCAAAAACGGAACGTTCGAAGTCTTCACCAACATATAAAGATCTGGATTTCATAGAGCACCATCCAGAGGGTATCTTTTTAGAAGCTGATACATATGGTGCATTAGTGAAAACTATTCAACGGGATTGTCGTGTATTAGAAAGTTTCAAAATTATGGATTATTCTTTACTTGTTGGAATCCATAATCTTGATCAGGctgcaaaagaaaaagct CAAGAACAAAGATTATCGGCAAGTGCCGATGAAGAAGTTGATGAAACAGGTGGTGAAAGTGATGGATTTATTCAAActgagagagaaaaacaaagAGAGGACAGAATAGGCGCTGCCGCTTTAAATCGATCGCGCAGTATAAATCGTCAAAGGTTGGTTGCTCATAGTACAGCAATGGAAAGTATTCAAGCTGAGAGCGAACCAATAGATGAAGAGGATGACGTACC TTCAGGTGGCATTCCTGCTAGAAACGCACGTGGTGAACGTCTTTTATTGTTCCTTGGCATTATCGACATTTTACAAAGCTACaggttaaaaaagaaactggaACATACGTGGAAATCAATGATACATGACGGA GATACTGTGTCAGTACATCGGCCAGGATTTTATGCGCAACGCTTTCAGGACTTTATGGCCAAGACagtatttaagaaaatacCATCAC CCTTGAAACATTCCCCGTCGAAAAGGAAAAGTATAAGCAGACCGATAAGGCCATTGGAGGGTGACTTCGATTCAACTG CGGTGGCGGCAACTGGAGGTTCGGCAATGCATGCTACGTCACCTACGAAGCCCG CAGTTAGCCCGGCCGATCCGCCGATCAGCGCGGCGAACGCGGCGGCTTCGGTGCCGATCGCCACCTCTACCCCGGTTAACCTTGCCGCCGGTCCGCTGAGCCCACCCCCGTTGACCTTAGCCGCCGGTCAAGGTCCGCATCACGAGCATCCGCCCGGGACCACCCCTACGGTCAAGGTGACAAGTTATCCGGCCGTGCTGAAGGGTAGAAGCGCGGCCAGTCCGCCGAACCCGAACCTGGTACCGTCCGGCAAGATTCCACCGCCGGTGCCGCCGCGAGGCACGGGCGCCTCGAGGACCGGCAGGTCCTCCGAGGACCACCGGGCGGCCGGCACCTCCGCCTCGACGACGTCGTCGGTGACTTCCAGCCGAG GTGGCACCCTTCCTTCTACCTGCTCCACCCCGCCCCCGCCCTTTGACGATGCAGTCCGCTCGAATGATCAAACCCTGGCTTCCGGTGGTCACCTTCAGCAAAGCGGCGCGACCACCATCCTCGCGAGCAGTCTATCTTCTGCTCATTCCAAACAAAATAAGGTTGTTCATCATCATGTTACGCTCACCAAGACGTATCACGACACTGTAAG CATATCGGACGTGCATTTGGAGAGTAGCGGTagcggcagcggcagcggcggcagGGAAACCAAGTCGTCGTTGAGCGTCGAAAGCGGCGGAAGCAGCAGCCGAGGTGGCGGCGGTCTCACCTGGACCCCACCGGCCGGAAGTGCCGAGGGCTCGACCCCCACGTGGACCGAAGGCACGCCATCCTTCACCGAGAGCTCCAGCAGCGGCGACATAG GTTGCCCGACGACGCCAATCAAGGGTAATCAACGTCAGGATGACGGTGGAAGGATTGCAGCCACTGTGGAAGAGGCCCTAGCGAGTCTCACGACTGAGATG AGACGAACCAGCCAAGGCGGGCAGCATCAATTGGAGCAAAGCACAACCTTTTCGTTATATCGTCATATCAGGACGAGCTTGAAGCGCAGTAGCTCGAACCACGTCGCGATTATGAGGAACGTACAAAAAGCGTTAAACATACGTCGAGCACCATGA
- the Pip5k59b gene encoding phosphatidylinositol 4-phosphate 5-kinase type-1 alpha isoform X7, whose amino-acid sequence MASGDNVDVIEVVETTSFPVPVQPVVDHLKPEQSIVEEDYKSTGEKTTAFDSLVVQHGTTGGRNPAGVSRNKSERERKIGHRRVGVGGEITYKKIQTTQIMGSIQLGIQHAVGGLASKPERDLLMQDFMTVETTNFPSEGSNHTPAHHFSEFKFKNYAPIAFRYFRDLFGIQPDDFLMSMCSAPLRELSNPGASGSIFYLTDDDEFIIKTVQHKEGEFLQTLLPGYYMNLNQNPRTLLPKFFGLYCYRCNSKNVRLVAMNNLLPSSVKLHQKYDLKGSTYKRKASKTERSKSSPTYKDLDFIEHHPEGIFLEADTYGALVKTIQRDCRVLESFKIMDYSLLVGIHNLDQAAKEKAQEQRLSASADEEVDETGGESDGFIQTEREKQREDRIGAAALNRSRSINRQRLVAHSTAMESIQAESEPIDEEDDVPSGGIPARNARGERLLLFLGIIDILQSYRLKKKLEHTWKSMIHDGDTVSVHRPGFYAQRFQDFMAKTVFKKIPSPLKHSPSKRKSISRPIRPLEGDFDSTVSPADPPISAANAAASVPIATSTPVNLAAGPLSPPPLTLAAGQGPHHEHPPGTTPTVKVTSYPAVLKGRSAASPPNPNLVPSGKIPPPVPPRGTGASRTGRSSEDHRAAGTSASTTSSVTSSRGGTLPSTCSTPPPPFDDAVRSNDQTLASGGHLQQSGATTILASSLSSAHSKQNKVVHHHVTLTKTYHDTVSISDVHLESSGSGSGSGGRETKSSLSVESGGSSSRGGGGLTWTPPAGSAEGSTPTWTEGTPSFTESSSSGDIGCPTTPIKGNQRQDDGGRIAATVEEALASLTTEMRRTSQGGQHQLEQSTTFSLYRHIRTSLKRSSSNHVAIMRNVQKALNIRRAP is encoded by the exons ATGGCTTCGGGCGACAATGTGGACGTCATCGAGGTGGTCGAGACGACGAGCTTCCCCGTGCCGGTGCAGCCCGTTGTGGATCACCTCAAACCGGAGCAATCCATCGTCGAGGAGGACT ataagTCAACCGGAGAAAAAACAACAGCATTTGAT agTTTAGTAGTACAACATGGTACGACAGGTGGAAGGAACCCCGCAGGGGTATCAAGAAACAAATCGGAACGAGAGAGGAAGATTGGGCATCGCAGAGTTGGAGTGGGAGGTGAAATCACGTATAAGAAG ATCCAAACCACGCAAATTATGGGATCTATTCAGTTGGGTATACAACATGCTGTTGGTGGTCTTGCAAGTAAACCTGAACGTGATTTGTTAATGCAAGATTTTATGACGGTGGAGACAACGAACTTTCCAAGTGAAGGATCAAATCATACTCCAGCTCATCACTTCTCGgagtttaaatttaagaattatGCACCCATTGCATTTCGTTATTTTAGAGATCTCTTTGGCATTCAACCAGATGATTTTTTG atgtcAATGTGTAGCGCACCACTGCGCGAGTTATCAAATCCTGGCGCTAGTGGGAGTATCTTTTATCTGACGGATGATGATGAATTTATCATAAAGACTGTACAACATAAAGAAGGAGAGTTTTTGCAAACTCTACTTCCAGGATATTATATG AATCTGAATCAGAATCCGAGAACGTTATTGCCAAAGTTTTTTGGATTGTATTGCTATCGATGTAATAGTAAAAATGTTAGATTAGTTGCTATGAATAATCTTTTACCTTCATCTGTAAAATTGCATCAAAAATATGATTTGAAAGGATCTACATACAAAAGGAAg GCATCAAAAACGGAACGTTCGAAGTCTTCACCAACATATAAAGATCTGGATTTCATAGAGCACCATCCAGAGGGTATCTTTTTAGAAGCTGATACATATGGTGCATTAGTGAAAACTATTCAACGGGATTGTCGTGTATTAGAAAGTTTCAAAATTATGGATTATTCTTTACTTGTTGGAATCCATAATCTTGATCAGGctgcaaaagaaaaagct CAAGAACAAAGATTATCGGCAAGTGCCGATGAAGAAGTTGATGAAACAGGTGGTGAAAGTGATGGATTTATTCAAActgagagagaaaaacaaagAGAGGACAGAATAGGCGCTGCCGCTTTAAATCGATCGCGCAGTATAAATCGTCAAAGGTTGGTTGCTCATAGTACAGCAATGGAAAGTATTCAAGCTGAGAGCGAACCAATAGATGAAGAGGATGACGTACC TTCAGGTGGCATTCCTGCTAGAAACGCACGTGGTGAACGTCTTTTATTGTTCCTTGGCATTATCGACATTTTACAAAGCTACaggttaaaaaagaaactggaACATACGTGGAAATCAATGATACATGACGGA GATACTGTGTCAGTACATCGGCCAGGATTTTATGCGCAACGCTTTCAGGACTTTATGGCCAAGACagtatttaagaaaatacCATCAC CCTTGAAACATTCCCCGTCGAAAAGGAAAAGTATAAGCAGACCGATAAGGCCATTGGAGGGTGACTTCGATTCAACTG TTAGCCCGGCCGATCCGCCGATCAGCGCGGCGAACGCGGCGGCTTCGGTGCCGATCGCCACCTCTACCCCGGTTAACCTTGCCGCCGGTCCGCTGAGCCCACCCCCGTTGACCTTAGCCGCCGGTCAAGGTCCGCATCACGAGCATCCGCCCGGGACCACCCCTACGGTCAAGGTGACAAGTTATCCGGCCGTGCTGAAGGGTAGAAGCGCGGCCAGTCCGCCGAACCCGAACCTGGTACCGTCCGGCAAGATTCCACCGCCGGTGCCGCCGCGAGGCACGGGCGCCTCGAGGACCGGCAGGTCCTCCGAGGACCACCGGGCGGCCGGCACCTCCGCCTCGACGACGTCGTCGGTGACTTCCAGCCGAG GTGGCACCCTTCCTTCTACCTGCTCCACCCCGCCCCCGCCCTTTGACGATGCAGTCCGCTCGAATGATCAAACCCTGGCTTCCGGTGGTCACCTTCAGCAAAGCGGCGCGACCACCATCCTCGCGAGCAGTCTATCTTCTGCTCATTCCAAACAAAATAAGGTTGTTCATCATCATGTTACGCTCACCAAGACGTATCACGACACTGTAAG CATATCGGACGTGCATTTGGAGAGTAGCGGTagcggcagcggcagcggcggcagGGAAACCAAGTCGTCGTTGAGCGTCGAAAGCGGCGGAAGCAGCAGCCGAGGTGGCGGCGGTCTCACCTGGACCCCACCGGCCGGAAGTGCCGAGGGCTCGACCCCCACGTGGACCGAAGGCACGCCATCCTTCACCGAGAGCTCCAGCAGCGGCGACATAG GTTGCCCGACGACGCCAATCAAGGGTAATCAACGTCAGGATGACGGTGGAAGGATTGCAGCCACTGTGGAAGAGGCCCTAGCGAGTCTCACGACTGAGATG AGACGAACCAGCCAAGGCGGGCAGCATCAATTGGAGCAAAGCACAACCTTTTCGTTATATCGTCATATCAGGACGAGCTTGAAGCGCAGTAGCTCGAACCACGTCGCGATTATGAGGAACGTACAAAAAGCGTTAAACATACGTCGAGCACCATGA
- the Pip5k59b gene encoding phosphatidylinositol 4-phosphate 5-kinase type-1 alpha isoform X11 produces MASGDNVDVIEVVETTSFPVPVQPVVDHLKPEQSIVEEDYKSTGEKTTAFDSLVVQHGTTGGRNPAGVSRNKSERERKIGHRRVGVGGEITYKKIQTTQIMGSIQLGIQHAVGGLASKPERDLLMQDFMTVETTNFPSEGSNHTPAHHFSEFKFKNYAPIAFRYFRDLFGIQPDDFLMSMCSAPLRELSNPGASGSIFYLTDDDEFIIKTVQHKEGEFLQTLLPGYYMNLNQNPRTLLPKFFGLYCYRCNSKNVRLVAMNNLLPSSVKLHQKYDLKGSTYKRKASKTERSKSSPTYKDLDFIEHHPEGIFLEADTYGALVKTIQRDCRVLESFKIMDYSLLVGIHNLDQAAKEKAQEQRLSASADEEVDETGGESDGFIQTEREKQREDRIGAAALNRSRSINRQRLVAHSTAMESIQAESEPIDEEDDVPSGGIPARNARGERLLLFLGIIDILQSYRLKKKLEHTWKSMIHDGDTVSVHRPGFYAQRFQDFMAKTVFKKIPSPLKHSPSKRKSISRPIRPLEGDFDSTGGTLPSTCSTPPPPFDDAVRSNDQTLASGGHLQQSGATTILASSLSSAHSKQNKVVHHHVTLTKTYHDTVSISDVHLESSGSGSGSGGRETKSSLSVESGGSSSRGGGGLTWTPPAGSAEGSTPTWTEGTPSFTESSSSGDIGCPTTPIKGNQRQDDGGRIAATVEEALASLTTEMRRTSQGGQHQLEQSTTFSLYRHIRTSLKRSSSNHVAIMRNVQKALNIRRAP; encoded by the exons ATGGCTTCGGGCGACAATGTGGACGTCATCGAGGTGGTCGAGACGACGAGCTTCCCCGTGCCGGTGCAGCCCGTTGTGGATCACCTCAAACCGGAGCAATCCATCGTCGAGGAGGACT ataagTCAACCGGAGAAAAAACAACAGCATTTGAT agTTTAGTAGTACAACATGGTACGACAGGTGGAAGGAACCCCGCAGGGGTATCAAGAAACAAATCGGAACGAGAGAGGAAGATTGGGCATCGCAGAGTTGGAGTGGGAGGTGAAATCACGTATAAGAAG ATCCAAACCACGCAAATTATGGGATCTATTCAGTTGGGTATACAACATGCTGTTGGTGGTCTTGCAAGTAAACCTGAACGTGATTTGTTAATGCAAGATTTTATGACGGTGGAGACAACGAACTTTCCAAGTGAAGGATCAAATCATACTCCAGCTCATCACTTCTCGgagtttaaatttaagaattatGCACCCATTGCATTTCGTTATTTTAGAGATCTCTTTGGCATTCAACCAGATGATTTTTTG atgtcAATGTGTAGCGCACCACTGCGCGAGTTATCAAATCCTGGCGCTAGTGGGAGTATCTTTTATCTGACGGATGATGATGAATTTATCATAAAGACTGTACAACATAAAGAAGGAGAGTTTTTGCAAACTCTACTTCCAGGATATTATATG AATCTGAATCAGAATCCGAGAACGTTATTGCCAAAGTTTTTTGGATTGTATTGCTATCGATGTAATAGTAAAAATGTTAGATTAGTTGCTATGAATAATCTTTTACCTTCATCTGTAAAATTGCATCAAAAATATGATTTGAAAGGATCTACATACAAAAGGAAg GCATCAAAAACGGAACGTTCGAAGTCTTCACCAACATATAAAGATCTGGATTTCATAGAGCACCATCCAGAGGGTATCTTTTTAGAAGCTGATACATATGGTGCATTAGTGAAAACTATTCAACGGGATTGTCGTGTATTAGAAAGTTTCAAAATTATGGATTATTCTTTACTTGTTGGAATCCATAATCTTGATCAGGctgcaaaagaaaaagct CAAGAACAAAGATTATCGGCAAGTGCCGATGAAGAAGTTGATGAAACAGGTGGTGAAAGTGATGGATTTATTCAAActgagagagaaaaacaaagAGAGGACAGAATAGGCGCTGCCGCTTTAAATCGATCGCGCAGTATAAATCGTCAAAGGTTGGTTGCTCATAGTACAGCAATGGAAAGTATTCAAGCTGAGAGCGAACCAATAGATGAAGAGGATGACGTACC TTCAGGTGGCATTCCTGCTAGAAACGCACGTGGTGAACGTCTTTTATTGTTCCTTGGCATTATCGACATTTTACAAAGCTACaggttaaaaaagaaactggaACATACGTGGAAATCAATGATACATGACGGA GATACTGTGTCAGTACATCGGCCAGGATTTTATGCGCAACGCTTTCAGGACTTTATGGCCAAGACagtatttaagaaaatacCATCAC CCTTGAAACATTCCCCGTCGAAAAGGAAAAGTATAAGCAGACCGATAAGGCCATTGGAGGGTGACTTCGATTCAACTG GTGGCACCCTTCCTTCTACCTGCTCCACCCCGCCCCCGCCCTTTGACGATGCAGTCCGCTCGAATGATCAAACCCTGGCTTCCGGTGGTCACCTTCAGCAAAGCGGCGCGACCACCATCCTCGCGAGCAGTCTATCTTCTGCTCATTCCAAACAAAATAAGGTTGTTCATCATCATGTTACGCTCACCAAGACGTATCACGACACTGTAAG CATATCGGACGTGCATTTGGAGAGTAGCGGTagcggcagcggcagcggcggcagGGAAACCAAGTCGTCGTTGAGCGTCGAAAGCGGCGGAAGCAGCAGCCGAGGTGGCGGCGGTCTCACCTGGACCCCACCGGCCGGAAGTGCCGAGGGCTCGACCCCCACGTGGACCGAAGGCACGCCATCCTTCACCGAGAGCTCCAGCAGCGGCGACATAG GTTGCCCGACGACGCCAATCAAGGGTAATCAACGTCAGGATGACGGTGGAAGGATTGCAGCCACTGTGGAAGAGGCCCTAGCGAGTCTCACGACTGAGATG AGACGAACCAGCCAAGGCGGGCAGCATCAATTGGAGCAAAGCACAACCTTTTCGTTATATCGTCATATCAGGACGAGCTTGAAGCGCAGTAGCTCGAACCACGTCGCGATTATGAGGAACGTACAAAAAGCGTTAAACATACGTCGAGCACCATGA
- the Pip5k59b gene encoding phosphatidylinositol 4-phosphate 5-kinase type-1 alpha isoform X3 — protein sequence MASGDNVDVIEVVETTSFPVPVQPVVDHLKPEQSIVEEDYKSTGEKTTAFDSLVVQHGTTGGRNPAGVSRNKSERERKIGHRRVGVGGEITYKKIQTTQIMGSIQLGIQHAVGGLASKPERDLLMQDFMTVETTNFPSEGSNHTPAHHFSEFKFKNYAPIAFRYFRDLFGIQPDDFLMSMCSAPLRELSNPGASGSIFYLTDDDEFIIKTVQHKEGEFLQTLLPGYYMNLNQNPRTLLPKFFGLYCYRCNSKNVRLVAMNNLLPSSVKLHQKYDLKGSTYKRKASKTERSKSSPTYKDLDFIEHHPEGIFLEADTYGALVKTIQRDCRVLESFKIMDYSLLVGIHNLDQAAKEKAQEQRLSASADEEVDETGGESDGFIQTEREKQREDRIGAAALNRSRSINRQRLVAHSTAMESIQAESEPIDEEDDVPSGGIPARNARGERLLLFLGIIDILQSYRLKKKLEHTWKSMIHDGDTVSVHRPGFYAQRFQDFMAKTVFKKIPSLDLPEIKGNHRKFRNLVTSYIALKHSPSKRKSISRPIRPLEGDFDSTAVSPADPPISAANAAASVPIATSTPVNLAAGPLSPPPLTLAAGQGPHHEHPPGTTPTVKVTSYPAVLKGRSAASPPNPNLVPSGKIPPPVPPRGTGASRTGRSSEDHRAAGTSASTTSSVTSSRGGTLPSTCSTPPPPFDDAVRSNDQTLASGGHLQQSGATTILASSLSSAHSKQNKVVHHHVTLTKTYHDTVSISDVHLESSGSGSGSGGRETKSSLSVESGGSSSRGGGGLTWTPPAGSAEGSTPTWTEGTPSFTESSSSGDIGCPTTPIKGNQRQDDGGRIAATVEEALASLTTEMRRTSQGGQHQLEQSTTFSLYRHIRTSLKRSSSNHVAIMRNVQKALNIRRAP from the exons ATGGCTTCGGGCGACAATGTGGACGTCATCGAGGTGGTCGAGACGACGAGCTTCCCCGTGCCGGTGCAGCCCGTTGTGGATCACCTCAAACCGGAGCAATCCATCGTCGAGGAGGACT ataagTCAACCGGAGAAAAAACAACAGCATTTGAT agTTTAGTAGTACAACATGGTACGACAGGTGGAAGGAACCCCGCAGGGGTATCAAGAAACAAATCGGAACGAGAGAGGAAGATTGGGCATCGCAGAGTTGGAGTGGGAGGTGAAATCACGTATAAGAAG ATCCAAACCACGCAAATTATGGGATCTATTCAGTTGGGTATACAACATGCTGTTGGTGGTCTTGCAAGTAAACCTGAACGTGATTTGTTAATGCAAGATTTTATGACGGTGGAGACAACGAACTTTCCAAGTGAAGGATCAAATCATACTCCAGCTCATCACTTCTCGgagtttaaatttaagaattatGCACCCATTGCATTTCGTTATTTTAGAGATCTCTTTGGCATTCAACCAGATGATTTTTTG atgtcAATGTGTAGCGCACCACTGCGCGAGTTATCAAATCCTGGCGCTAGTGGGAGTATCTTTTATCTGACGGATGATGATGAATTTATCATAAAGACTGTACAACATAAAGAAGGAGAGTTTTTGCAAACTCTACTTCCAGGATATTATATG AATCTGAATCAGAATCCGAGAACGTTATTGCCAAAGTTTTTTGGATTGTATTGCTATCGATGTAATAGTAAAAATGTTAGATTAGTTGCTATGAATAATCTTTTACCTTCATCTGTAAAATTGCATCAAAAATATGATTTGAAAGGATCTACATACAAAAGGAAg GCATCAAAAACGGAACGTTCGAAGTCTTCACCAACATATAAAGATCTGGATTTCATAGAGCACCATCCAGAGGGTATCTTTTTAGAAGCTGATACATATGGTGCATTAGTGAAAACTATTCAACGGGATTGTCGTGTATTAGAAAGTTTCAAAATTATGGATTATTCTTTACTTGTTGGAATCCATAATCTTGATCAGGctgcaaaagaaaaagct CAAGAACAAAGATTATCGGCAAGTGCCGATGAAGAAGTTGATGAAACAGGTGGTGAAAGTGATGGATTTATTCAAActgagagagaaaaacaaagAGAGGACAGAATAGGCGCTGCCGCTTTAAATCGATCGCGCAGTATAAATCGTCAAAGGTTGGTTGCTCATAGTACAGCAATGGAAAGTATTCAAGCTGAGAGCGAACCAATAGATGAAGAGGATGACGTACC TTCAGGTGGCATTCCTGCTAGAAACGCACGTGGTGAACGTCTTTTATTGTTCCTTGGCATTATCGACATTTTACAAAGCTACaggttaaaaaagaaactggaACATACGTGGAAATCAATGATACATGACGGA GATACTGTGTCAGTACATCGGCCAGGATTTTATGCGCAACGCTTTCAGGACTTTATGGCCAAGACagtatttaagaaaatacCATCAC TGGACCTGCCTGAGATTAAGGGGAATCACCGCAAATTCCGTAACCTCGTCACCAGCTATATAG CCTTGAAACATTCCCCGTCGAAAAGGAAAAGTATAAGCAGACCGATAAGGCCATTGGAGGGTGACTTCGATTCAACTG CAGTTAGCCCGGCCGATCCGCCGATCAGCGCGGCGAACGCGGCGGCTTCGGTGCCGATCGCCACCTCTACCCCGGTTAACCTTGCCGCCGGTCCGCTGAGCCCACCCCCGTTGACCTTAGCCGCCGGTCAAGGTCCGCATCACGAGCATCCGCCCGGGACCACCCCTACGGTCAAGGTGACAAGTTATCCGGCCGTGCTGAAGGGTAGAAGCGCGGCCAGTCCGCCGAACCCGAACCTGGTACCGTCCGGCAAGATTCCACCGCCGGTGCCGCCGCGAGGCACGGGCGCCTCGAGGACCGGCAGGTCCTCCGAGGACCACCGGGCGGCCGGCACCTCCGCCTCGACGACGTCGTCGGTGACTTCCAGCCGAG GTGGCACCCTTCCTTCTACCTGCTCCACCCCGCCCCCGCCCTTTGACGATGCAGTCCGCTCGAATGATCAAACCCTGGCTTCCGGTGGTCACCTTCAGCAAAGCGGCGCGACCACCATCCTCGCGAGCAGTCTATCTTCTGCTCATTCCAAACAAAATAAGGTTGTTCATCATCATGTTACGCTCACCAAGACGTATCACGACACTGTAAG CATATCGGACGTGCATTTGGAGAGTAGCGGTagcggcagcggcagcggcggcagGGAAACCAAGTCGTCGTTGAGCGTCGAAAGCGGCGGAAGCAGCAGCCGAGGTGGCGGCGGTCTCACCTGGACCCCACCGGCCGGAAGTGCCGAGGGCTCGACCCCCACGTGGACCGAAGGCACGCCATCCTTCACCGAGAGCTCCAGCAGCGGCGACATAG GTTGCCCGACGACGCCAATCAAGGGTAATCAACGTCAGGATGACGGTGGAAGGATTGCAGCCACTGTGGAAGAGGCCCTAGCGAGTCTCACGACTGAGATG AGACGAACCAGCCAAGGCGGGCAGCATCAATTGGAGCAAAGCACAACCTTTTCGTTATATCGTCATATCAGGACGAGCTTGAAGCGCAGTAGCTCGAACCACGTCGCGATTATGAGGAACGTACAAAAAGCGTTAAACATACGTCGAGCACCATGA